CCAAACGGTACGGTCATTCAGTGTGATCTGCGACGTTTTCAGAAAATGCAAGACAGTCGGCAAAGAAGCAGCGCGGCAATAGCCGATTTCTCTCAAAGCAGACGGCTGACTCGCGGCAGCGACGTTGCTCTCGGAGCGCGCGAAGAAGATTGGCTTTACGCCAAACCTATCCCGCACGAGCTGCAAACGGCTACCGTCTTCGGACAACAACATGATTGCGAACATCGCATCAAGTTTGTTCCAGACTTTATCACCCCACGATTCGATCGCACGGCTCAGGATTTCGGTATCGCTTGCCGTTGTCGGCGCCCATCCGCTCAACTTCAGAATATTGCGGAGCAGATTTTCGTTGTACAGTTCGCCGACATACGACATGGTGCGGCCGTCCGACAATTGAATCGGCTGGCCACCGGCAGCTTCATCGCGAAGAGCAAGTCTACAATGTCCGATAGCTCCATGCGAGGCAACCGCAACACCGGAACCGTCGGGTCCGCGCGACTCCAGCAGGTGGAGCGCATTGCGCAGGACGTGTTCTGTGTCCGTGGACGTATTCAGTAGGGCGACAGATCCACACATAGTCGCTTAGCCTGTGCGCGAAACGTAACTTTTAGCAGTTTTGCCGTTGCGATAACCGGCCGCAGCGCCTTTTCTGCGATTCACTCCTGCGAGCCTGCGGTCAAGCACGTTCAGCTCGTTTTCAAGCTGACGCATGACATACTTGTCGGCGGCTTGAATCGCCAGAAGAGTTCGACGCTGTGCTTCGTTTAGGGGCTTCAGGCAGTTGACTTCTTGCAGCGTGTTTTCGCGCCGAGTTAGAAGTTCGTCGAGTCTGCCGACTTCTCTCTTTTGAGCGGCATCCCACAGAGCATCGGAGATCTGCCTGAGTTTTTCAAGCAGATCGTCCGATTTTCGTGAAGTTTTGGCAGTATGCTGTTCAGTCACTCTCATCCTTTAGTTAGCCGACCAATTGGGCGACAATATTCGGGACTTGATTCGCGGTACCCAGCATGGAGACGCCGGTCTGCATCAGGATTTGCGCGCGGGTGAAGTTCGACATTTCTTCGGCGAAGTCCGCGTCACGGATTTGCGATTCGGAGGCGGTCGCATTTTCCTTAGAGATTTTCAGATTCAGAATCGTATTCTGAAGTCTAGTGACCATTGACCCGAGGAACGTACGCGTCGTGTCCTTGGAGTTGATGGCTTCAATCAAGGATACGATAGCGCTCTGGGCACTGGCGGTGTTGGAGACATCCAGCCCGTCGACTCCGAGGTCAGACGCCGTCATACCAGCGATATTGATATAGTAGTAGTCCTGTCCGACGACGTTATTTTCGCCGATGTGGAACTTAATTGAAGTCGCTTCGGCGGCGGTAGAGACCGCGTTGTATCCGAGTGCCGTCGTAGGATCCGTGCTTTGCGTCGACGCCGACCGCGAACCGTCCAGCAGATAGTATCCGTTGTAGTTAGCGGTGCGTGCGATGCGGTCCATTTCGCTTTTGAGCTGTTGGAACTCGACGTTGGCGACTTGGCGATCGAAGGTCGTAAGAACACCGTTTGCAGCCTGAATGGCAATGGCGCGCATACGGATCAGCTTTTCATCTATTACAGCCAGCGCGCCTTCGGCGGTCTGCATCATATTGATGTTGTAGTTCGCGTTCTTTTCGGCTTCGACCATTCCGGAAATCGAAGAGCGCAGGCGCTCGCTGATTCCCAAACCGGTGGGATCATCCCACGCGTAATTTATTCGAAGTCCACTCGACAATCGCTGAACGGCCGAATCGAGGTCGTTCTGGGCCGTCCATACGGCGCGCTGGGCGCCAAGCGACAGCAAGTTGTGATTGATTCTCGTACTCATGTTACTCCCGTGATTTAGGTTTCACCCGCTAATCGCGGGACAATTTCTTCAACAGATAGTCCGACATTGCGCGGGCGAGTTCCGCCATCGGATCGTTGCTCTGCGGACGTTCGACGTCAACTTTACGCAGTAATTCAAGTTTGCGCTTGGCTCCATCGAGCGTGTAGCCTTGGACCTTCACCAGATAGTTGATCTTTTCCAGATCAGCGATGCTCTTCTCGTCATAGCGGCGCTGGTTTCCGGTGGTGCGCAAGGGCTCAAGATAGCTTTCAAACTCCTTTTCCCAGTAGCGGATGGTCGGCTTCGGAATTCCGGTGATAGCGTGGACCTGTCCGATGGAATAGAGCTTGGGGCCTTTGGGCGACCTTGCGCGGGGGACAGTCAAAAGTTCTTCGTGTTTCATGACAAGTACTCCAGATGATTCAGATTCCTTACACTCAGGTTATCGGAATACTGGTTCAAGAACTTTAATTTGTTCCATGGGTCACTAATTTCTAAGCGGTCGGCAGATTGTCCACTGCCTGTACCATACAGTCGTAGCATTGCTTTAAGGCTTGCGGTAGTTTGTATTCAAGTTGGTCGGCCAAGGCCGTGTAATCGCCGGAGGTTTGGGCGGCCAGTACTTTGTCTAAGACGGGGACGAGAGCACCTCCTGCTTCGTTCAGCCGTGCGTGTAAACCGCCGGCAATCGGCTTACTTTTCAAGGCGAGTGACGTTCCTTTGAGCGAAAGCGTCAAGCGGTCGAGCACATCGGCGAGTTGCTGGTTAGCGGCAAACTCGTCACCAACGCGGTAACGTGCTGCGACACTCGGAACATCGTGCTGAACTTGCCTGTACATCTGAATGGAGTCCTTCAAGATTTGCTCAGAAACAACGTCCGGATCTTGCACCGTCAGCTCTAGTTTATTGACGCGGGTCACGGGAGTTGCAAGCTGCCGCCTGCGGCGGAATCCACTTTCGACAGGTACTCCGTCGATTGATGCTGCAAGCATGACTTTTCCGCCGTTATGGATTTCGGACTGAACTTCGGAGAGAACTTGTCCGACCTCCATTTCGCCGGTCGCTTCGCGTCCGAGCTCAAGACCGTTCAAATAGATCTTCATAAGACTGCCTCTTTATGATGTGATTTAATGAAATCGAAAGTTGAAGTCGCTTTCAACAATGGTTGAAGTTCACGGACTGCTTCATGAAATCGTCCGTACAGTGATTCAAGCTCCGCTGCCATTTCTGAAATCGATTCACCGCCAACACTGGCACGGGCGATTTGCAGAAAGTGGTTCACGTGGTGAAGCGGCGGATGTTTCAAGAGTTCTTTTGCGAGAGCATGTTCGGCGCTGGACAGAGCCGACGCACGGGAAGCAAGTCTTTTGACGTCCGCAGAAGCCGCATATATGTCGTGCGCACTCTTTCTGGCGTCATCGAAGGAGCGACTAAGCACTGACGTATTGTTTTCCGCTGTTCGACCGCGCAATCCAATCACCGACCACCAAACCCTGCGCAGAACACTCTGCCACTGGTCATAACGTTTGTGCTCGCCGCTTACGGACACCAACTCAAGACCGGGGATGTCGGCGCTGCCCGCCGTTCGATAGATCGAACACCCGGGGGAATCGATGAACTGCATGTGCTGATCGAAATGCGATTCGATCAGAGACATAACCGTTTCCACGGTCACGCGTTCTGCGGAAGCCGACGTCACAGTTTTGTTCGGAATCCTCTCGAGCACTTGATCGAGGTGCGGCTGGATGACATACGATCCCTCCATATAAGGCGCGGTTTCAAACCCATGTGCACTCCCACCTTCAATTGCGATAATCGGAAGCCCTGAGGCCGCAGCAACATGCACAGGGCCGGAATCGGCTGAAACCAAGAGGCTCGCATTTGCAAACAAGCTCTGCAGGTCCTCTACCGACGTTTGACCCATCCGGTCGGTAAAATACTTATGCACCGGAAATGCACTGCTGATTTCGGAGGACCTTTTCCCACCGATTAGCGTCACGCGCGCGCCTCTATCAAGCAAAAGATCGCTTAGCTCGACGAAACGGTTTAGCGGCCACTGTTTGTCAGACTGAGATGCTCCAGCATGAATTACGATCTCGGCATCTTGCCACCGGTTGACACTTCTGCCAAAAGCAGGTTTCCCGACCTGCGGCAATCGAGAATTGAAATCGACGGCTGGTTCAACCGCATTTACGTAGACATCAATCAGATTAAATGAACTCCACGGACGAGCTAAGTTCGTCGCGAAGAAATATTGCAGCCAAGGGTTTCGCACAACTTGAGATCCGTCATTATCCAACGTCACGCCTTGCACCGTGTTTCCTGTCAGGCGTGACATAACCATCGAAGGCCGGGTGTGCGTGAGATTGAACACGACATCAAAAGCCGAGTCGGCGAGCCAAGCGGCAAGTTTCGCATGATCGCGAAGAGGAAGTCCGCTTACACGGGAATCAAGTCCGCCAAGCAGCGGCTCGAAATCGATATCAAAGATCTCGTCAGCTCCGTTTAGCAGACGAGCAACCGGCAGGAACGACTTTTCGACCAGCAACGTGACATGATCGGCACTGCCGGACCTGCGAAGCGCACGCAGCATCGGCTCAGTTTGAATCAAATCGCCGAGTCTCGTGACCGCAATGACCAGAGCTCTCCTCATCAGCCGATGGCGCCTTTCTCAATTCCCCAATTTCGAAACTCGTGCATCATGAGAATTGTTAACTCCGATCGCGACAATTTCTTCCCGGAGTTGCCGACTTTTGCAACAAGATCAGCAAGCCGTGCCGGCCGAGCATCGTCAAACTGCGAAAGAAATGCCGTCAACTCGTCGTCGCCCCATGCGGCCGTTTTCAGATCGGCAATCGTAGGATTCACGTGCTTCTGACTCTGGACTGGCACCGCGAACATAAACTTCAAGGCTTCGCGAATGCGGTGAACATATGTATGTTCGCGCAAAACCCGGTCACGCGAACATGCCGCCCTCTCTTGCCGTTCCGCAGGGTGCGCGTGAAAATACTGAACTGCTTCGCGAAGCTCGGTTTCAGTGTCCACGATACAAATCTCGTCAGGCGAAAACAAATCGGACAATGGTTCTTGTCGATTTACTATTTGAAATCCTCCACAGGCCGCGATCTCAAATGTCCGCGGATTAACAAAGTCTCCGCATTGCAGCGTTTCGGCTCCGACGGCACTATGAATGTTCAGATTGACATCCGTACAGTTGTAAATCAATGCCGTTTCTTCGGGTGCAACACGCCTTCCGCCATCTTGCAGTTTTGAGTTCCACGCGGGCGGCCAGTCGTTTCCCCACAGCTTGAGACCATCAAGATCGAGGCGGCCAAAGAGATCAACACGATTTATGTAGCCGGCGCCGACAAAGGAAACTGGACTTCCGTATTTCACACGATCTGAATTGCTCACGTCAAGCGGGCGATGCAGGTTTGGATTTGCGGCAACGGGCAAGTAGTAGACTGCTCTCGCTCCAGCTTGTTTCAGAGCGTCAGCAGCCGTGCCGGTTTGAATCGTAAAGACAACGTCATATTCTTGTGCAAGATATTTCCAATACTCGAACCGCCTCACGTCTTCAACGAACCATAACGCCGTCTTGATTCCCGATTCCCGCAATCGGCGCAGTCCCGCAATGGTAACGGGAGACTGCGCGGTGTACCACACGATATCCGCTTTTGTTTCGATAGCGCGCTCAACGGTAACGTCGCTGAGGAGCTCCGCAAGTCGACCTTGCAGCTTTTTGAACTCACTTCCCACTCCGCTCTCGCCAATACCGGCATACAAGGAATAGTAGGAGTCAAAGCCCAATAGCAGGCACTCGTGTCCAAGTTCAGTGAAGGCTTCGGCCGCGTGGTAAGCCAACGGCAAACTTCCGCCGTAGAGAGGCGTCGGCACGACCACTTTTAGTTTCGGCGTTGCGGTATCCGTTGCCGGTTTTTTAAATGAAATCATTTGCTGTTTCTATGACCAAACTTCGTCGACCCTGTTCACGGGACAACTCGGTTTCAAATTCAACCGGATAAAGCCGTTTGAACCCTCGTACTTCATCATCACCGGGCATGACCATATGGTAAAGGAATCTCTCTCCGTTTCTGGTCGCCCATTGGCTCGCGGCGCTGCGCATAAAATTGAATTTTGGTACGCGCAGATTAATATTCGCCGATTCCCGTTGACTTCCTTGAGCATACTCGCCACTTTTGTCGCTCATGTCCATCCCAATCATGAACAACGCGCCGCGAGTTATCTTGCTGCAGAAGTCTGCCGCTGCGAGTCCTGTGGATCCTCCAGAGGTTTCAAGGCCAAGTTCCTCAACTGCAAGATAACGGTCAAGACGTTTCTGTCGCAAAGCGGCCGGGTCGGTCCACGGGAAGAAAATCACTTTTGAACCGTCGGCCGCGGTCTCCAAGTCTCGTTCGGTTGTTTCCCGCGCTTCCATGGCAACAATCCAGTCCGCGTTGATGCCGTGCTTCGACAATGCGGGCACTGCGCCCGACGCGGCGACCAAACACAGCTCAGAACGACGTTCGGTAAGCGTACTGATTGCCGCAGAAAGAGTTGGCCCCGCTCCCAGGGCGACTCCTATTTTGTTTGATTTGCACTTTTTAAAACTTAGCGGCTTCATAGATTCAAGTTCATCGCCATTTACGACGATATTTCTATTGATCAGATCACGGTAGAGTTGCTGCGACTGCTGAGTTACGTGAATAAATGAAATGTAATCCGCAAGAGACTGCGGCAGCTTGTCGCGAAGCGAAAGAACATAGGGCAAGATAATGATGCGCGTTTGAGGAGGCATTCCGGCCACGATGCTCTTCAGATCGTGATCCGACTTCGCAAATGCGTCACAGCGGGTACCTGTGTTGCCAGACTCTGCATCGATGAGCTCAGGAAATACTTCAACTGAGTGGCAGGCAATCCCGACGGCTTTTAGAGCCTGAGGCACATATCCAAGTCCGTGGCCGATACAAAGTACACGCTGAACTTGTTGTTGGGCGAGAGCAACAGCGACGGACTCCGCCTCGGCAAGAGGATCAACGCCGCTGTGCAAGAGTACACCGGAAGCTGCGTGACGCAAAACCAGCGGGCCGGATTCTGATGCTATATTTTCAAAAACGATCACAGCACGCCCGCGAGATCTTCGTAAATTTGTTCTGCGGGTTGTTTCCTTTGAAACTTCGGGAACAACTCCGCAAGCATTTCGTGCCGCCCAACGCTTGCTCTTAGAATCTCACGCATTGAGCTAACCTCCCCCGTCCTCCGCAACCTACTTTGATCTCCCATGCTGCTTGTGATTGCCTCAATCCATGATTGCGTGTCATTGTTTACGAGCAGATTCTCCGCGAGCGGAGAAAGGACACTCTTGTAGGGTTCAACATTCGAAAACAAACAACCAGCATTCATTCCAACGTATTCGAACGCCTTGATCGGAGATCGTGCGGCGTTGTGAGGTGAATCCGCCAAAGGAACAATCCACAAGTCAATCGGAACGCGCTGAATCCTCTCCAAGTGCGTCTTGTAGTCGCTGCACCATGCGCCACCTCTCCGTGCTTTTGGGTGCGACGACAATTCACCGGGATGCGCTCCCCACCAATAAAAGTGCACAGCATCCTCTAATTCCAAGAGATATTCGAGCGCCGGTGCGACTAAGGCAAAGTCCGTCTGATGTACGGCTCCGCCGGCGTAACCAATGTTGAACACTCCAGGCGAAGGATGGTAACTTGTGGTTTCGAAATGGCAAACAGCAGGTTTCGTATCTATGACAATGCGTCGACACCGAGCCATCGCATTCTGCCGTACGACTTCCTCCGTCGCACCTACAAATAGCGCCGCATGATCGATCAACTCTTTGACGGACTCTTCGTACTCGCGTCGCTTCTGAGCACGCAACGAGCCTCTTGGGAACCGTTCTATCAAGATGTCATCGCAATCGTAGATCAATTGACCTGCATGTGCACGAGCCCAATCAATCAGCTTTTCTTGCACACTTTTTGAAGTCAAGGACCGAAATACCACGATTTGGTTGGCATTCTTGATTGCGGCACTACACTCCTCGCTCGATGCCGTCCGCGTACAAATCCACTTAAGATCTATGCCTTCAGTCAGCCCAATTGTCGAGAGAGGTTCCCGCCATCTCAACACTGCCGCTGTGCTCACTTCAGATTCCTCCGAAAGAATCACAAGTGGCGTCTGACTTTGTTCTGACGAAGCGATTTCCCCCACTTTCCAAATACTAGCGCTCCATCGGTCGAGCAACACATTCAAGTTCTCATCATCGTGCTCGAATCTCTCTGGAGATGAGCCACCATAATGAAGAATGTCACAGTCGGCGATTTTGAAGGAAACACCTGAGGCTTGTGCCCTTAG
This region of Calditrichota bacterium genomic DNA includes:
- a CDS encoding flagellin, with product MSTRINHNLLSLGAQRAVWTAQNDLDSAVQRLSSGLRINYAWDDPTGLGISERLRSSISGMVEAEKNANYNINMMQTAEGALAVIDEKLIRMRAIAIQAANGVLTTFDRQVANVEFQQLKSEMDRIARTANYNGYYLLDGSRSASTQSTDPTTALGYNAVSTAAEATSIKFHIGENNVVGQDYYYINIAGMTASDLGVDGLDVSNTASAQSAIVSLIEAINSKDTTRTFLGSMVTRLQNTILNLKISKENATASESQIRDADFAEEMSNFTRAQILMQTGVSMLGTANQVPNIVAQLVG
- a CDS encoding MerR family transcriptional regulator, whose amino-acid sequence is MKHEELLTVPRARSPKGPKLYSIGQVHAITGIPKPTIRYWEKEFESYLEPLRTTGNQRRYDEKSIADLEKINYLVKVQGYTLDGAKRKLELLRKVDVERPQSNDPMAELARAMSDYLLKKLSRD
- a CDS encoding glycosyltransferase family 9 protein — its product is MRRALVIAVTRLGDLIQTEPMLRALRRSGSADHVTLLVEKSFLPVARLLNGADEIFDIDFEPLLGGLDSRVSGLPLRDHAKLAAWLADSAFDVVFNLTHTRPSMVMSRLTGNTVQGVTLDNDGSQVVRNPWLQYFFATNLARPWSSFNLIDVYVNAVEPAVDFNSRLPQVGKPAFGRSVNRWQDAEIVIHAGASQSDKQWPLNRFVELSDLLLDRGARVTLIGGKRSSEISSAFPVHKYFTDRMGQTSVEDLQSLFANASLLVSADSGPVHVAAASGLPIIAIEGGSAHGFETAPYMEGSYVIQPHLDQVLERIPNKTVTSASAERVTVETVMSLIESHFDQHMQFIDSPGCSIYRTAGSADIPGLELVSVSGEHKRYDQWQSVLRRVWWSVIGLRGRTAENNTSVLSRSFDDARKSAHDIYAASADVKRLASRASALSSAEHALAKELLKHPPLHHVNHFLQIARASVGGESISEMAAELESLYGRFHEAVRELQPLLKATSTFDFIKSHHKEAVL
- a CDS encoding glycosyltransferase, which produces MISFKKPATDTATPKLKVVVPTPLYGGSLPLAYHAAEAFTELGHECLLLGFDSYYSLYAGIGESGVGSEFKKLQGRLAELLSDVTVERAIETKADIVWYTAQSPVTIAGLRRLRESGIKTALWFVEDVRRFEYWKYLAQEYDVVFTIQTGTAADALKQAGARAVYYLPVAANPNLHRPLDVSNSDRVKYGSPVSFVGAGYINRVDLFGRLDLDGLKLWGNDWPPAWNSKLQDGGRRVAPEETALIYNCTDVNLNIHSAVGAETLQCGDFVNPRTFEIAACGGFQIVNRQEPLSDLFSPDEICIVDTETELREAVQYFHAHPAERQERAACSRDRVLREHTYVHRIREALKFMFAVPVQSQKHVNPTIADLKTAAWGDDELTAFLSQFDDARPARLADLVAKVGNSGKKLSRSELTILMMHEFRNWGIEKGAIG
- a CDS encoding DUF115 domain-containing protein; translation: MIVFENIASESGPLVLRHAASGVLLHSGVDPLAEAESVAVALAQQQVQRVLCIGHGLGYVPQALKAVGIACHSVEVFPELIDAESGNTGTRCDAFAKSDHDLKSIVAGMPPQTRIIILPYVLSLRDKLPQSLADYISFIHVTQQSQQLYRDLINRNIVVNGDELESMKPLSFKKCKSNKIGVALGAGPTLSAAISTLTERRSELCLVAASGAVPALSKHGINADWIVAMEARETTERDLETAADGSKVIFFPWTDPAALRQKRLDRYLAVEELGLETSGGSTGLAAADFCSKITRGALFMIGMDMSDKSGEYAQGSQRESANINLRVPKFNFMRSAASQWATRNGERFLYHMVMPGDDEVRGFKRLYPVEFETELSREQGRRSLVIETANDFI